In Haladaptatus cibarius D43, the sequence ACCAGTTACTTTACGGCGAATCGCATCTCCGTCATTTTACGATTCGATGCAGGGGTTCACCCTCACACGAAGGACAGGCATCAAGCGGGAGGTCGAACGCCCGCCCGCAGTTCGCACAGACGTAGTCGATGTGGTTGTTTCGAAGCCGATTGATGAGTCGCCGGAGGGACATCTTTCTTCCGAACGGGTTCAAACGATATGAAAGTAGTGGCCCTCGACTATCATTTCTGTGCGAACCGTTCGCGTCGGCGATTCAAATGAAAGGTCTTTTATTAGGCCACCGTCTACGATTGAGTGCAGAAAGACGCAGCGAGCGTGGGTAGCCAAGCTAGGCCAACGGCGCAGCGTTGAGGGCGCTGTCCCGTAGGGGTCCGCCGGTTCAAATCCGGTCCCACGCATCGCATGCGCGGCTTTGCCGCGAACACGTGAGGCGGTTTCACCGCCGAACACGATGCAGGTGGTGTGGCCAGAAACCGTGATTTCTGGCCGTTAGCCGGGACGGGTTTGCCGTTCCGGTGTTACCCTTCGAGGACATCACCCACGCACAATCCTACTGAAACAACATTCACCAGCGATTGCTGGTGAGCGTTGTCCGTATTTGTACCGACCAGCAACTGCTGGTTGATTTCTTTTACACTGACTCAAAGACGAATAGAGGCGTAGCCACGCGTCTGGAGTCGGGTTAGTTCACCCACTCCCGAAGAAACGGTTTCGACGCCCGCGACGAGGTTTTGCACTTTCGCAATCGAGCGTTCGGCGGCCTCGGGCGTCGAGACGTGAAAAACGGTATTCATGCTAGATGATGACAACCGGGTAAAAAAGCGATTTCGGTTAGCAGTCTTCGTGCGTGATTATTCTGTCGCGCAGTTCGGACGGAATCGAGCGAGGTTCGCCGGTATCCCTGTCGATGGCGACCTGCACGACTTCGGCAGTGGCGGCCACATCGTCTCCCGCGCGGATTTCGTGTTTCATCGTGATGCTCGATTCGCCGAGTTCCGTGACCGCCATGGCGACGGTCACCTCGTCTTCGGGCGTTATCGACCGGCGGTAGTCGATTTCGAGATGCGCGATGACGCCGCTGATTTCGTTCAGTGGAATCCCGATAACGTCCCGAAAATAGTCGATTCGCGCCTGTTCGAGGTACGTCGCGTACACCGCGTTGTTGACGTGGCCCATCGTGTCAAAGTCGCTGTACCGCGTTTCGACCTTGGTGGTGTAGCCGAACTCGTCCATGCAAACCGTAACCGGAAGCGGGTAAATCGGTCTGTTGGTTCGGCGCGAATCTGTGTACCTTCGGTGATTCGAAAAATGTGTGTGCTTCAAATGAGTATATCAGTCAAGAATGTCTTCCAACTCCAAAGATCGAATTTTCATCGCCGGACTCGGAGTTATCGCGCTTGCCGCGCTACTGTATAGCTTTTTGATTATCGGGAATATTTTGGCGTGGTTCGGTGCGATTGTTCCGTTCGTATTCTTGTATCTCATGTGGCGACTGGTTCTGGCAGTCGAACGAATCGCCGACGCGGTGGAAAAATAACTCCTCCATTCACACCGATTCAGTTTCGTGGTCGAACGTCTGCACTTCGACGGCTCGCCCTTCCGGGTCGTCCGCGAAGAAGTGATAGATGTCGTACTCCGGGTTCGCATTTGGTTCCTCGCGTGCACAGTCCGCCAGTTCTTCGTACCGCGAATCGACACCCGCGCGGTCGTCGGTGATGAAGGTCAAAATTCCATCCGTGTCTGCCGAGTCACGCGCGCAGAATCCGAACAGCATGTTGTCGTATTTCAGAATCGTACAGTCGGTTTGTTCGAGCCACACGTCCGCACCGAGTCGATCGGTGTAGAATTCGACGGTTTCCGCGCGATTTTCGCTGGCGAAAAAGATGATTCCACTCATATTTCGAACGACACGACGCGCTGAAAAAGCGTTTTCGTCCGCGTTTGATTTTCGCCACTCCCCACTCGATCAGTCCGACCGAACCATCACGTCGGTCGCTTTGACCACCGCAGTCAGTTCCATTCCTTCTTCTATTTCGAGATTTTCGACCGATTCGCGGGTGATGACCGCGGTTATCGTCTCGCCGTTTACGTCGATTGTAACCTCGGCGGTCACGTCACCGGTTTGGAGTTCTACTACCTCTCCCGTCAGTCGGTTTCGTGCGCTTAGCATCCAAATTCCCCCGGCAAGGAGACGACGACGCCGAGAATAAACGTTCGGGCGCGTTTCCGCGACTTTGCTCCGGAATGTAAACGCGATATTGAAATGTGGCCCCTCCCTAACAGGTGTATGGCTAAATATTCGACCGGGAACTCCTCCGGCGGCGGTAGCAGCGGTTCCTGTGAACTCTGCGGGAAAGCGACCGATTCGCTGACCGAGGCGAGTGTCGCGGGCGCGCAGTTGTCCGTCTGCGAGAACTGTGCGAGCCACAACGACGCGGCACAGCCCACGAAAACCGAGAACCGAGAACCCAGCGAACAGGACAGAAAGCGCCGGGCCGCCCAGCGGACGGCGCGGATGGATGACGCCCGAAAGGGCGACTCCCGCCACTGGGAGGAAGAGGGGACGAACTACGACAGCGACCCTCTACCGTACCTCGTCTCCAACTATGGCGACAACGTCGTGGAAGCGCGACAGGACGCGGGCCTTCAGCGCGAGGAACTCGCCGACGAACTCGACATTCCGGAAAAACACCTTCTCGCGGTCGAACAGAACCGGGCAAACCGGGCGGGCGTCGGCGGATCGGTCATCGAAGCGTTGGAAGACCACCTCGACGTGACGCTCTCGGAATCGGCGTAGGGTTTGAATCGGCGGAGCGTTTTTGTCCGCCGGTTTCGGAGAACGGAGTATGACTCGCGCGCCAGCGGAACCCTATCGAACGCGCTTCGAAACGACTGTCGAACGACGAGACGGGCGCGACGTGGTTCTCTCGGAGACGTATTTTTACGCCGAAAGCGGCGGTCAACCCGCCGACAGAGGAACCCTCGGTGGCGTTCCGGTCGTTGACGTACAGAAACACGACGGAGAAGTGGTTCACACGCTCGGAACGAAAATCGAGTCCGGAGTCGAAATGGAATCCGAGTCGGGAACTAAAACGAAAGCCGACTCAGGAGCCGAAATCGCGGCCGAATCCGGATCGAACCCGGATTCGGCCGCCAGCCCGGAGTTCGAAGCGGGTGATACCATCGTCGGGCAGATAGACGAAGCCTTCCGAACTTATTGCATGCGAGCGCACACCGCAAGCCACGCCCTCTACGGTGCTGGTCGGGGAATTTTGGACGACCTCGGCTACGGTGGCTTCGACATCGGCGAGGAGAAAATTCGCGTCGATTTCGAAACCTCGACGGACATCGACGACGAAATTCTCGTGGAACTCGAACGCCTGACGAACCGCGCGGTTTGGGATTCGCTTCCGGTGTCGTGGGAAGAAATCCCGAAGGAAGAAGCGATGCAACGCGAGGACATCGCGTTCAACACCAAAACGGAGGAGGGCGTCCTGAGCGATTCCGAGATGGTTCGAGTCGTGGAAATAGAGCAGTGGGACGTGGCGGCCTGCGGCGGAACACACGTCGAAAATACGCACGAAATCGGCCCGGTTACCATGCTTTCACGGTCGAACCCCGGCGAGGGATTGACTCGGGTTGAGTTCGCCGTCGGCCCGCCAGCAATCCAACAGCAAGCGGACGAAAAATCCTCGGCGCTCGATTCGGCGCGAATCGCGGGGACGAGTGTCGAAGATTTGCCCGAGGAAATCGATAGACTCACCGACGAACTCGACAGCCTCGAAAGCGAACTGGCGGACGCGAAATCCACACTCGTTGGCGAGAAAATAGAGGAGTTGGCGGACGAGACGACATCCCGAAACGGCAGTGAGTGGCTGGTCGGCACCATCGACGGCGTCGGCCCGAACGAACTCGCAGACCGCGTCCGGGAACTTGCAGGCGATGCGGCGGACGTGGTCGCACTCACAGGAAAAGACGGCGCGACGTTCCTCGTGGTTGGTGCAGACGGCGACATTTCCGCAGGTGACGTGATAGACGAGGTAACCGCCGAGTTCGGCGGCGGTGGCGGCGGCAGTTCGGCGTTTGCGCAGGGTGGCGGACTGTCGGCTGAACCGGAAGATGTAGTTTCGTTTTTGCGTGAATAGTGCCCGAAACCGGTGTTAGATTGCTAACTGCTCGAAAAAGAACGACCATTCGTCCAGCTTTTCTCGCACGACCATCTCCGTCGGCTTTCCGGTTCCGTGGCCCGTATTCTGTTCTTCGCGGAGCAAAACCGGTCGGTCTGCGGTGTTCAGTCCCTGCATTCGCGCGGTCATTTTTCGAGCGTGAAATGGATGCACCCGACTGTCGCCTTCGGCGGTTTTGAACAGCACCGCGGGATACTCCCGTTCTTCGACGTTGTGATATGGCGAGTACTCGCGGATGTACTCGAAATCGTCCGGGTCGTCGGGCGACCCGTACTCGGAAGTCCACGACGCGCCGAGCAGGAAGTTGTGGAACCGGAGCATGTCGAGCAAGGGAACGGCACAGAGACAGGCCGAAAATAGGTCTGGACGCTGAGTAAGCGTCGCCCCGACAGTTAGCCCGCCGTTGCTTCGGCCTTCGATTCCGAGACGTTCGGGTCGGGTATAGCCTCGCTCTGCGAGGTACTCCGCCCCCGCGATGAAATCGTCGAAGGTGTTCTGCTTTCGTTCCTTTCGCGCGGCGTGGTGCCATTCCTCGCCGAACTCGCCGCCGCCGCGAACGTTTGCGACGGCGAAGACGCCGCCCCGTTCGACGAACGGAATCGTGTACTGCCGGAAGGTCGGGGACTGACTGAGGTCGAATCCACCGTAGCCGTAGAGAACTGTCGGGTTGTCGCCGTCCAGTTCGACTCCGGCGTGGACGATGAACATCGGAACTTCCGTACCGTCCTTCGACTCGTACCACTCCTGTTCGACTTCGAGGTCAGCGTCGATGGACACCGCCGGTCGGTCGATTTCTGTCAGGCCGTCGCCGACGACGTACCGATAAACTGTCGGCGGTTGGTCGAACGACTGAAACCGGAAGAAGCACTCGCCGCTTTCGCGCACGCCATGCAATCCGTCGATGGAACCGGTTCCGGGCAAGGAAACGTCCTCGACGTGGTCGCCGTCAAGGGTGAACACCGAGAGTTCGGAAATTGCATTGCGTTCGTACTGCACGACGAGATGGTCGCCCGCGATGGCGAACTTCCACAGAATCGCTTCTTTCTCCGGAATCACCGATTCAAGGTCGTTCGGGGTGCGGTCGCCTCCGTCGAAATTTGTTCGTGCGATTCGGTAGTTCGGGGCGTCAGCGCTCGTCCGGAAGAAAACCCGGTCGTCGTGAATTTGCGGGTCGAAAATCGCGTCTTCGCCCACGACGAGCGGCTCGAACTCCCCGTTTTGCTCGTAGTACACGTCAGTTCGTTCCCAGTCGCGCATGAGCGCAGCGACGGCGTGCTCGCCGTCGCCGCCAGTATGGAGGCGTCCCCACGTTTGGTCGTCGAGTTCGATTGCGAACTCGTGGTCGTCGCCGTCATCACCGAGTCGGTGGTAGGCAAGCGACTTGTCGAGTTGCCCCTCCTCGTCCAGCGTTCCGGTTCGACCGTAGTAAAATCCGGTTTCGTCCCACGCAAAGGAGAACTCGCCGCTTCGTCCGACGTCTCGGAGTTCGTCCACGAGGCCACCGGTTTCGCTATCGATGACGCGAATATCGTACTGCTCGGTGCCACCCTCCATGACGCCATAGGCGACGAGCGACCCGTCAGGTGACGGGACGAACCAGTTTATCGTCAGCGTGCCGTCGTCGCTCCACTCGTTCGGGTCGGCGAGGACGCGACGCTCGCCATCGAACACGTCCCGACTCGACAGAACTGGCAGGTCGTCGTCCGGAAACGACACTCGCTGAAAGTAGCCTCCGGAAGTGGGTTTAATCGGGAAGAACTCCGCGATTTCTGCGAGAGCTTCGAATTGTGGTCTGAGTTCGTCGCGTGCCGTCGTCTGAAGATGGGAGTCGGCGTATTCGTTCTGGGTGGAAATCCATTTCTGCACTGCCCCGTCGTCACCTTCCAGCCACCGATACGGGTCGGAAATATCCTCGCCGTGCATCGTCTCGCTGGTTTCCCGTCTTTCGGTTTTCGGAGGGTCTGTTGACATACTGTCACTCGTCACGGAGGAAACTAATACGTTGTCGGGAACCGGCAACGCGTCGAGGATGCTGAAATGTATCCCTGTGTCACGGAAAACGGGTATCTTTTTCCCCCGGCACTCGAAGAACCGCCATGAACCTCTCCCCGGAACAACGGGCCATTCGTGACGTGGTTCGGGAATTCGCTGTCGAGGAAATCCAGCCGACTGCGGCGGACTGTGACGAGAACGAAGAATTCCCCGAGGACGTGTGGAACGGACTCGCAGAACTCGATTTGACGGGCATGACGGTGCCCGAGGAGTACGGCGGCATCGACGTGGACAAGATGACCTACAGCATCGCCAACGAGCAAGTCGCCTACGGCGCGCTGTCGGTGGCCACGGCGCTGTCGGTTCACTGCCTTGCAACGTCCTGTCTCGCGGAGTTCGGCGACGAAGAGCAAAAAGAACGCTGGCTTCCCGAGATGGCCGAGGGACGACCTGTCGGTGCGTTCGCGCTGTCGGAATCCGAAGCCGGGTCGAACCCGGCGGAGATGTCCACCGAGGCGCGAAAGGAGGGCGACGAGTACGTCATCAACGGCAAAAAACAGTGGATTACGAACGGCAAGCGCGCCGACGTGATCGTCCTGTTCGCTAAAACCGACCGGGACGACCCGCGAAGCGTCACGCAGTTCGTGGTTCCGAAGGACGCTGGCGTCGAAGTCGGGAAGAAAGAGGAGAAACTCGGTCTGCGCGCGAGCGACACGACGAGTCTCATTTTCGACGACGTGCGGATTCCCGCCAACTACCGACTCACCGAAGAGGGCAAGGGACTTTCCGCCGCACTGCACATTCTGACCGGCGGCCGTATCGGCATCGCCAGTCAGTCGGTCGGACTCTCGCAGGCCGCACTCGACCAAGCCATCGACTACGCCGAGGAGCGCGAGCAGTTCGGCAAGCCGATTGCCGACATCCAAACTATTCGGCACAAGTTCGCGGACATGCAGACGAAACTACAGGCAGGGCGTCTGCTGACTCGGGATGCCGCCCGACTCGCGGACGCTGGCGAGGAACACCAGATGGCGGCGAGCATGGCGAAGTATTTCGCCAGCGAGTCCGCCGTCGAAATCACGAACGAGGCGGTGCAGATTCACGGCGGCTACGGCTACACGACGGATTTCGATGTGGAACGCCTCTACCGCGATTCGAAAATCACGACCATCTACGAGGGAACCTCCGAGATTCAAAAGAAGGTCATCGCCCGCAATCTGCTGGGCTAACCCCATAGATTTATGCCACATCGCCGGGATGGCTGATTCGATACCCAGTTTCGTGATTCGATGACTATCTCCAACCGTTCATCCCTCGTCTCCTTCGATGTCGATTCGGCAGTCTCTGCGCTTCAAAACGCGGCGGGCGATTCTGTTCACCTCTGCGTCGAGTACGACACCGAGAATTTCAACACCCTGTATGCCGACCAGATGACCCTCGATTTGTACGACAGCGAACGGGAAATGGTAGACCACTTCGAGGAAGTCCTCTCCTACGTCCACGTCGATTTCATGGAAAAAGACCTCTTCGAGGAGGTGTTCCGCGATGCGGGCAGCGTCCGTTCGTTTGCTACCTTCATGGATCACGTCATCCTCGTTCGGGTGCTCGTCGGCGAAGAGGGACTATTTTTCACGGTTGACACGGATTCCGACGTGACGGCGCTGGTCGAGACAGTGGAAGAGGTAATCGAGTAATCAGACCGAACAACCGAGTGGTTCACCGACCGAAGTCCCTTTGCGCCCGACCTTCCTACAGCAACCTGTGACTGACGACGTTGCAGCGGTGGTGTACGACCTCGATGGAACGCTCGTGCAACTCATCGTGAACTGGAAAGCGGTGGCACAGGACGTAGCGATGGAACTGGAAACTCACGGCGTCGATGCGAGCGACGCCGACCTCTGGCGGATGCTCGATTTAGCCGACGAGGCGAATGTCCGGCGAGAAATCGAGACGATAATCGGCCAGCACGAACGTGATGGCGCGCGACGTTCGACTCGCCTCCCGCACGCGGACGAACTGCTTTCCCGTGATGTTCCCGTCGGCGTGTGTTCGCTGAACTGTGAATCGGCCTGCCACGTCGGCCTCGAAACGCACGGACTTGCGAGACACGTCGATGCCGTCGTCGGACGGGATTCGGTTTCAACGCGAAAGCCCCATCCGGAACCGCTGCGTGCGACCCTACGGGAACTCGGTGTGGATGGAAACGCCGTTTTCGTCGGGGATTCGCGTCGGGACGAACTGACCGCAGAACGCGCTGGCATCGCCTTCGAATACGTCTAAGCGGGTTCGGCCCAGCGGCTTTCCGTTCGATTCCTGCTCGACTACTGACCGCCAGCGAGCGTATTTTTCACGAGATTCTCGTGACCGCGGCGTAGTCGCTCCGAGAGGGATTGATGTGTCACACCGAGTTCACCAGCGAGCGTTTTCGCGGAGACTTCCCGCGGAACGGAGTAGTAGCCCCGGTCGTGGGCGAGTTGAAGTGTCTGTCGTTGACTTTGGGTCAGACCGAACTGGCCGGGTCGTTTCTGTGTGAACTCCTGAATCGTGTTGATTTCGAGGTCGATTCCTCGGGTTTCACAATGTTCGTAGGTACGAGCGAGTGCGTCGTGGTCACCGAACAAAATCCGGAGATTCCACGTATCTTTTTTTCCGGTTGCGGTGAGAATCGCTCCCTGTTCTTCCACGAGGATTTGCACGAGGGCGTCGATTTTGGTGACCCACTCCAACTGGTAGAGACATTCAGTGTCGAACTCGGCGATGAGTTGGAAATTTCTCACGCTATCGTCGGTGAGGAGGGCGGATTCGACGGCTTCATGGTCGCTGGTGCCTGCCCAGACGAACGGCAGCAGCCGATTTCGACTGTGTGCCACGACCTGTTCGATGTCGAACCGGGTAGTGTCGAGCTTTTGAAGGGTTCGTTGGAGGGCGAACGTATCGGCGGGAAACGTCACCTCAGCAATCGTTCCCGTCATACCCCTTCTCACGCGTTCTCATTGATACCGTTATTGGCCGATTTCAGATAAATAAGCTGTACGATAGTGGAATCAAATTCCATTCAACGGTACTTTTTCGGGGGTGGCGGCGTGGACGCGCTAATAGAGAATTCCCACTCGAACCAACAAGTCCGTGGCGTATCGTATCGTCGAATGTGGCCATTTCAGTCCGGTTCGTCGTTTTCTGCCCCTTCGTCGTGTTTTTCGTTCCTGACGGATTTCGGCGTTTTAGTCCGCCTGCTGGCGACGAGCGTAGAAAAACACGCAAATCGCGGTGACGAACCACACGATTGCGCCGATGCGAACCGCGAAGGAGACGCGCGACGCCCACGTCGGCAGCGACACACCCGAGAAAAACGCGATGAGTGCGACGAGTGGCGCACCGATGACGATGGTGGTGACGAAGGTGACCTGCATCACCCACCCGTAATCGACGCCGTCCGGACTGTAGGTTTCGACTGGTTCGGGCACAGATAAACGCGAGAACCGGGTGGGCTTAAGAGTTATCAGGTCTGGTCAGCAGGCCGAGTAAGGCGGCCAATTTCCGGTTAATCCGTGGCCGACCGCGGAGGTTAAGCCCTCCGAACAAGGAGTTCGAGGTATGCCAACGGTGAGGGATATTCGCGCCAAGGCGGGCGAAGCGCCGATTACGATGCTCACGGCCTACGACGCGCCGACAGCCGAAATCGTGGACGACGCCGACATCGACATGATACTCGTCGGGGACAGCATGGGCAACGCAGTGTTGGGATACGATTCCACGCTTCCCGTCACGGTTGACGAGGTTGCGAGTCGAACCGGGGCCGTTGCCCGCGGTGTTGAAGATGCACTGGTCATCGCCGATTTGCCATTCTTGAGTTTCGGCTTCGATACGAAGACGGCGGTCGAACACGCAGGTCGAATGGTAAAAGAGGAAGGTGCAAACGCCGTCAAAATCGAGAGCGGAAGCCACACCGTGGAGCTAACCGAAACGCTCTCACAAATCGGTATTCCGGTGATGGCCCACCTCGGGCTGACGCCACAGCACGTCAACCAGTCGGGATACGCCCGACAGGGAACGTCGCAGGAGTCCGCAGAGGGAATGCTCGAACTCGCCAGAGAACACGAGGAAGCGGGCGCGTTCTCGCTCGTCCTCGAACACGTTCCGGCGAACCTGGCGGAAACCATCACGGAAGAACTCGACATCCCGACCATCGGAATCGGTGCCGGGCCACACACGGACGGGCAGGTGCTCGTCATCACCGACGCAGTCGGATTGGGCGACTGGAGTCCATCGTTCTCGAAGCAGTTCGGCGACGTTCGAGGCGAAATGGAACGTGCGGTTTCCGCGTACCGCGACGAAGTCGAATCCGGCGAGTTCCCGGCGGACGAACACTCGCACGTCGAAGAAAATCTGGACGACGTGTACTGATTCGGTGAAATCGTTCTGACTTTCCCCTTCTACCGAACGCCTTCCAAAAACCGCGTCAGCGTTCCGTTGAACGCCTCCGGCGTTTCGAGCATAGTTAGATGCGCGGTTCCTTCGATTTCGACGTACTGGCCGTCGATGACGTTGTCGGCCAGATATTTGTGATATCGTGGCGGCGTGAGCATGTCGTGCTCGCCGACGACGGCGAGCGTCGGGGCGACGATTCCGTTCAACTGGTCGCGCACGTCGAAAGTGTGACAGGAGTGAAAATCACGACTCGTCACTCGCCGTCCGACTTCGTACATCGACTCTTTCGAAAGTTCGACGTAGCGGTCGTCTGGGTCGTGAAATAGGCGGTCGCCGTCGTGTAAAAATTCGACGGCGCGGTCGAAATCCGATTCGAGCCAGATGAGTAAATCGTCGAGTACGGCCAGTTTTGCGCCGGTTCCGACGAGTGCGAGGGCGTCGGGTTCGAAGTCGCGGTCGAGGACGAGGTGCATGACGATTGCGCCGCCGAGCGAGTTGCCGACGAGGGTTTTCGCTCCGGTTTCCTCGGCGACGGCCAGCACGTCGTCGGAGTAGGCCGAGATGGTGCTCCAGCCGGGGTCTGCCTCCACGTCTTCGGAGTCGCCGTGGCCACTCAAATCAAGTGCGACGACGGGGAACGAAGAAGCGAGGCGGGCGAGTTGAGCTTTCCAGAGTTCGTGTGTGCCGCCGCTTCCGTGGACGAACAGCACCGGGTCGCCCTCACCACCACGGTCTACGATGCGATAAGCTGTCGTCCGGTCGTGGTGTGTGACTGTTTCCATGTCGTATGTCTCACGCGCGTAGAGCATAAAGTTCCGGACGAATACGCGGCGATTTCGGACGCAAATCGATGGAACCGCATTTCCACCGTTTGTTCGGTAATCGATGTACTGTAGCACCCTCTCCAGCGAAAGACTTAAATGTCTTCGAACCTAACCAGAGGTTAGCTAACCATGACACTCGAACGTATCACACAGCAGAGTGGCAGCATCTCCCGTCGCTACAGCTACGACGATGGAGATGTCGTCGTCGCCGACTTCGGCACTGCAGACGTTTCGGTAGACGTGCTCGAAGACGTGGCAATCGTCGTCGTCGAGGAAGATGACGATGAGTTCCAGACGGAAATCGACCTGCCAACCGGAGGGGCAGAAGTGTTAATCAACAACGGAATCCTAACCATAACGGAGGGACGATGAAACTAACTGTCAAACCGTTGAAGCAGAAGGACGCGGGCCGCGGACTCGCGGCGGTTGACCGACGTTCTATGGAGGAACTTGGCGTCGAGAACGGCGACTACATCGTTATCGAGGGCCGCGGACAGGATCGTGCGGTCGCGCGAGTCTGGCCCGGCTACCCCGAAGACGAGGGTCGCGGTATCATCCGCATCGACGGAAAGCTCCGACAAGAGGCTGGTGTCGGCATCGACGACAAGGTCAGTATTGAGAAAGCCGACGTCAAACCGGCGAACAAGGTCACCATCGCGCTCCCGCAGAACCTTCAGATTCGCGGGAACATCGCG encodes:
- a CDS encoding FmdB family zinc ribbon protein, whose amino-acid sequence is MSLRRLINRLRNNHIDYVCANCGRAFDLPLDACPSCEGEPLHRIVK
- a CDS encoding serine-tRNA(Ala) deacylase AlaX is translated as MTRAPAEPYRTRFETTVERRDGRDVVLSETYFYAESGGQPADRGTLGGVPVVDVQKHDGEVVHTLGTKIESGVEMESESGTKTKADSGAEIAAESGSNPDSAASPEFEAGDTIVGQIDEAFRTYCMRAHTASHALYGAGRGILDDLGYGGFDIGEEKIRVDFETSTDIDDEILVELERLTNRAVWDSLPVSWEEIPKEEAMQREDIAFNTKTEEGVLSDSEMVRVVEIEQWDVAACGGTHVENTHEIGPVTMLSRSNPGEGLTRVEFAVGPPAIQQQADEKSSALDSARIAGTSVEDLPEEIDRLTDELDSLESELADAKSTLVGEKIEELADETTSRNGSEWLVGTIDGVGPNELADRVRELAGDAADVVALTGKDGATFLVVGADGDISAGDVIDEVTAEFGGGGGGSSAFAQGGGLSAEPEDVVSFLRE
- a CDS encoding acyl-CoA dehydrogenase family protein: MNLSPEQRAIRDVVREFAVEEIQPTAADCDENEEFPEDVWNGLAELDLTGMTVPEEYGGIDVDKMTYSIANEQVAYGALSVATALSVHCLATSCLAEFGDEEQKERWLPEMAEGRPVGAFALSESEAGSNPAEMSTEARKEGDEYVINGKKQWITNGKRADVIVLFAKTDRDDPRSVTQFVVPKDAGVEVGKKEEKLGLRASDTTSLIFDDVRIPANYRLTEEGKGLSAALHILTGGRIGIASQSVGLSQAALDQAIDYAEEREQFGKPIADIQTIRHKFADMQTKLQAGRLLTRDAARLADAGEEHQMAASMAKYFASESAVEITNEAVQIHGGYGYTTDFDVERLYRDSKITTIYEGTSEIQKKVIARNLLG
- a CDS encoding prolyl oligopeptidase family serine peptidase, whose translation is MSTDPPKTERRETSETMHGEDISDPYRWLEGDDGAVQKWISTQNEYADSHLQTTARDELRPQFEALAEIAEFFPIKPTSGGYFQRVSFPDDDLPVLSSRDVFDGERRVLADPNEWSDDGTLTINWFVPSPDGSLVAYGVMEGGTEQYDIRVIDSETGGLVDELRDVGRSGEFSFAWDETGFYYGRTGTLDEEGQLDKSLAYHRLGDDGDDHEFAIELDDQTWGRLHTGGDGEHAVAALMRDWERTDVYYEQNGEFEPLVVGEDAIFDPQIHDDRVFFRTSADAPNYRIARTNFDGGDRTPNDLESVIPEKEAILWKFAIAGDHLVVQYERNAISELSVFTLDGDHVEDVSLPGTGSIDGLHGVRESGECFFRFQSFDQPPTVYRYVVGDGLTEIDRPAVSIDADLEVEQEWYESKDGTEVPMFIVHAGVELDGDNPTVLYGYGGFDLSQSPTFRQYTIPFVERGGVFAVANVRGGGEFGEEWHHAARKERKQNTFDDFIAGAEYLAERGYTRPERLGIEGRSNGGLTVGATLTQRPDLFSACLCAVPLLDMLRFHNFLLGASWTSEYGSPDDPDDFEYIREYSPYHNVEEREYPAVLFKTAEGDSRVHPFHARKMTARMQGLNTADRPVLLREEQNTGHGTGKPTEMVVREKLDEWSFFFEQLAI
- a CDS encoding glyoxalase/bleomycin resistance/dioxygenase family protein, coding for MSGIIFFASENRAETVEFYTDRLGADVWLEQTDCTILKYDNMLFGFCARDSADTDGILTFITDDRAGVDSRYEELADCAREEPNANPEYDIYHFFADDPEGRAVEVQTFDHETESV
- a CDS encoding HAD family hydrolase — protein: MTDDVAAVVYDLDGTLVQLIVNWKAVAQDVAMELETHGVDASDADLWRMLDLADEANVRREIETIIGQHERDGARRSTRLPHADELLSRDVPVGVCSLNCESACHVGLETHGLARHVDAVVGRDSVSTRKPHPEPLRATLRELGVDGNAVFVGDSRRDELTAERAGIAFEYV
- a CDS encoding acyl-CoA thioesterase; this encodes MDEFGYTTKVETRYSDFDTMGHVNNAVYATYLEQARIDYFRDVIGIPLNEISGVIAHLEIDYRRSITPEDEVTVAMAVTELGESSITMKHEIRAGDDVAATAEVVQVAIDRDTGEPRSIPSELRDRIITHEDC
- the panB gene encoding 3-methyl-2-oxobutanoate hydroxymethyltransferase; its protein translation is MPTVRDIRAKAGEAPITMLTAYDAPTAEIVDDADIDMILVGDSMGNAVLGYDSTLPVTVDEVASRTGAVARGVEDALVIADLPFLSFGFDTKTAVEHAGRMVKEEGANAVKIESGSHTVELTETLSQIGIPVMAHLGLTPQHVNQSGYARQGTSQESAEGMLELAREHEEAGAFSLVLEHVPANLAETITEELDIPTIGIGAGPHTDGQVLVITDAVGLGDWSPSFSKQFGDVRGEMERAVSAYRDEVESGEFPADEHSHVEENLDDVY
- a CDS encoding helix-turn-helix domain-containing protein; this encodes MTGTIAEVTFPADTFALQRTLQKLDTTRFDIEQVVAHSRNRLLPFVWAGTSDHEAVESALLTDDSVRNFQLIAEFDTECLYQLEWVTKIDALVQILVEEQGAILTATGKKDTWNLRILFGDHDALARTYEHCETRGIDLEINTIQEFTQKRPGQFGLTQSQRQTLQLAHDRGYYSVPREVSAKTLAGELGVTHQSLSERLRRGHENLVKNTLAGGQ
- a CDS encoding DUF5822 domain-containing protein — protein: MPEPVETYSPDGVDYGWVMQVTFVTTIVIGAPLVALIAFFSGVSLPTWASRVSFAVRIGAIVWFVTAICVFFYARRQQAD
- a CDS encoding alpha/beta fold hydrolase → METVTHHDRTTAYRIVDRGGEGDPVLFVHGSGGTHELWKAQLARLASSFPVVALDLSGHGDSEDVEADPGWSTISAYSDDVLAVAEETGAKTLVGNSLGGAIVMHLVLDRDFEPDALALVGTGAKLAVLDDLLIWLESDFDRAVEFLHDGDRLFHDPDDRYVELSKESMYEVGRRVTSRDFHSCHTFDVRDQLNGIVAPTLAVVGEHDMLTPPRYHKYLADNVIDGQYVEIEGTAHLTMLETPEAFNGTLTRFLEGVR
- a CDS encoding TOBE domain-containing protein, whose translation is MLSARNRLTGEVVELQTGDVTAEVTIDVNGETITAVITRESVENLEIEEGMELTAVVKATDVMVRSD
- a CDS encoding helix-turn-helix domain-containing protein, whose product is MAKYSTGNSSGGGSSGSCELCGKATDSLTEASVAGAQLSVCENCASHNDAAQPTKTENREPSEQDRKRRAAQRTARMDDARKGDSRHWEEEGTNYDSDPLPYLVSNYGDNVVEARQDAGLQREELADELDIPEKHLLAVEQNRANRAGVGGSVIEALEDHLDVTLSESA